The genomic region GAATGGAAAAAAGACCGAAAGATCTAGAGATGTCATATTTAGTCCAAGCATCGAATTGAGAATCCCAACTGCATTGCCAAGTCTTCAAGAAGAAATGAATTTACCACAAATTAATGAACCAAGTAGCAGTGAGACAGAGGGAGATTTCGATCTGATAGACACAGAGGAGTGATCTTATCGGAAGATGTTCCAATGCAGATAAGTTCACCAATAAGAGAGCCAGAAACTCGTGATAATGAGACTAATGAACGTGCTCTAGAGGAGAGTATGATACAGCTACCAATGACGAGGCTGTATCAGGAGATCACGTTCATGATGCTTCAGAAGCAGATCAAGCAGATGAGTTCATTGACGCTCAAGAGGAGATAAGGGAACCTGAAGTTCACAGGTATAATTTGAGAGACAGGTCAACCCTTAGACCTCCTAAGCGGATGAAGGATTATATCTGCCTCATTGATTCTGATCAGTTTCCTGAGTCTTACGAAGAAGCCTTGGGAAGAGAAGACAGAAATGAGTGGCTGAAGGCATTAAACGCAGAAATGAAATCGCTATTGGAAAACAATGTATGGAGTCTATGTGAACTACCGCCCAACAGAAAAGCATTACcatgtaaatggatattcagaATAAAAAGAAATCCAGATGGttctattgaaaaatataaggcGCGGTTAGTTGTAAAAGGCTTTAAACAGAAGAAAGGTTTGGACTATGACCAAACTTTTAGCCCCGTAGCTAGACATGCTACAATTCGAGCACTTTTGAGTGTTAGTGCTCAAGAAAAACTACATGTTGTACAATTTGATGTAGCCACTGCATTCCTTAATGGACAATTGACGGAGGACATTTTTATGAAGCAACCAGATGGTTATGGTGATGGTTCCAAGAAAGTGTGTCGTCTAAATCGCAGTCTGTATGGCTTAAAACAAGCACCAAGGTGTTGGAACAGCTGTTTTGAGGACATAGTACTAGAAATGGGCTTCAAACAGAGTGATGGTGATTGTTGTCTATTCACTAAGAAAATTGGACAGAAGAAAATTCTGATCACTCTGTATGTTGATGACGGTTTAGTCGCTGCTACAGACGCAGAGTTGGCGAATGGCTTTCTAGAAGATCTGAAAAGGAAATTAAAGATCACAGTCAAACCAGCTTCATATTATTTAGGCCTTCAAATTAAGACCGCAAGTGACGGTTCTATAACCATCAATCAAGAAGCTTATTTAAAGAAGATATTAGAGCGTTTTGGGATGTTTGACTGCAATCCAGTCTCTACTCCTATAGAGAAAGAAGGTATTCAGTCAGGGAAAGTGGTTCCTGCAGAAGAACAAAAGAAGTTTCCCTATAGAGAAGCAGTCGGCGCCCTCGCTTATTTGATGGTAGGCACTCGTCCCGATATCGCTTATGCGGTGGGAGTAGCCTCTCGTAAGCTTGAGAATCCTACAAAGGAAGACTGGAACACAGTTAAAAGAATATTCCGGTACCTGAAGGGGACAATCTCTCTCGGATTGACATATGGAAGTGAGCCTAAACAGCTAATAGGCTACAGTGATGCTGATCACGGAGGAGACTCTACAACTGGAAGATCAACTACTGGCGTAGTATGTTTGTACGCTGGTGCTGCTGTGTCTTGGCTTAGTCAACGACAAGCCACAGTTGCTATATCCACAACAGAAGCGGAGATAGTGGCTGCTAGTGAAGCTGCTAGAGAACTAGTATGGCTGCAAAGAATTTTTGCAGATATGACAGATCTAGAAGAGATACCTGTCCTTAAAGTGGATAATGAGGCCGCTATAAGATTAGCTCACAACCCAGAATTCCATAAGAGGACAAAACACATCCGTACTAGACACTTCTTTGTAAGAGAAATGGTGCAAGAAGGAACTCTAACTGTTGTAAAGACAACTTCAACGGATCAACTGGCTGATGTGTTTACCAAGGCAGTTCCCAGACCTCGGCTCGTGGATTTGCGAGAAAGGATTGGGATGCGTTAGGCATCTGAATACTTCTCATCAATTAGGGAaagtattattgtatgtacaacctctttggttaggtatgtacatagccgaaaaattgatagaagtgtgttaaaaaaaaagacaataaggtGTAATGAcagttgttgttgtaaaaagcttgttacgtgtgaatttataaaactaaatatataattggactctcttgaagactttaagacttttagtaTCCATTTGACGGCGGAGggatttttattccacaaattacgcatctgcattaagtctaaccaaggggtatcgggttgcccgggtaactgggttgaggaggtcagataggcagtcgcttcttgtaaagcactggtactcagctgaatccggttagactggaagccgaccccaacatgattgggaaaaaaggctcggaggatgaaaggCAAGAAAATTTATAGGACCTAGGCcttataattttatcttaaaaatacTTTCCGATCCAATGTTGTACTGTTTCCAGATTATTTTATCCAAAATTAGTGAAAATTAGGCATAATTAGGGACCTATTCTACTGTTCTCCagttaataaatgtttgtttgagaGTAATGGAATGACTTTGAAAAGTAAAATCGACTAATCAAACagtcatattttcttttatacatcAGTGATTATCTGTTGTTGAAGCACAACTCTAGTATTCTAGTTGTCAAGTGTCATTTGTCAAACagaaacaattttgaaaacatcGTATTTGTTGAACTTGTTGAACTGCAATTAAAGTTTCGTAAAAAATGAAATTCGAATTATTAGTTGTTATTTTGATTAGTGTGTGTAGGACTTGTCATAGTGATTTACAAGCTGGACCAGATCCTTGGCATTACGAGTCTGTTCAAGGACCaggaaaattaaatgaaaatgaattacCGCCAGATCTGAGAACACCTGTAAAGAAGGAAAGACCAACAGAAAGTACTTTGGCTTATGGAGAGTGGTGGTTTAAAAGATTACTTGCTATAATGCTAAAAAGTGGTCACTATAAGGTACTTCATTCATTTCACTTTGGTTGTAACTTTATATCAAAGTTTAGTAACACAGTACATAATCATAAAGTTCACACACTACTATTATTGAGTAATTTTAGTAATAACGACTACAATAAATTaagatacataatttaaatatgaaaagttttatagtacgttgttttcatttaatatttaaattttcagaaaAGTGAAGATGGCAGTGTGGATGTTTCACTTCAAATGAGGTTTGATTCAGAAAGGTGGGGTGTACTGGACGATTGTCTGAAGTCAGAGTCTACATTGTCTGATGACAAGTTCAGACGTACTGTGGGCTATGTAGAAGAAGCTATTTACAGGCCAACTATTACCGATCAAATTGTTATTGCTTGGAGTGATtatattcaaatttatttagtGGAATATAAGGTAATCACAGCATTTTCTATGCTTAATTCTTGATAATCAGCTTATACCAAGATATTATGTTATATATCAAGATTATGCACTCCTCAGCATgtcatttatattaaaacaaacatactaaataaaagattttcataagtttttttatgaacACACCTTTTTTTAAGTCAATAGTTGTACTTATATAAGTTTCTTGAAATTTTTCAGATCTATATCACTTTGCTACTCAGTGCGTTAGCTGCAGGCGGAGGGCTCATTTGGCTGTGGAGGCACATATCTCACAAGcatgtcatcatcattatatttGTCCTATTGTACTTTTATGAAGCATTCATCTCTTACAAAGTGAGAaatcttcttttttttactatcatttaattataagtgtatattttataacaagctGTTTCCTAAATAACTGAGCTATAAACTATTGATTCCAACTACGTTTATCTCTACATAACTAAGTTTAACCAATGTATTTAGCAGACACTTCCTctagtaataacaaaaaattataatatggtTTTCCATTGAAACTTTATAATGAATTCAATTTGATAACAatctttatcaataaaatatgattaccTAAACTTTTTGCAATTATTATGCAGCAAAtatcaaatattgttttcagGAAGCTGAACAGCAAGAGTTTGAAAAATTTGTGTCAGCAGTGAACACTTGCAAATGGTATTTTTGGACATCAGACTGCACGGTACCACCACCAGACCCTCTTCTGTTTATAAAACATATGAATCCTATGAAAATCAGCATTCGAATGTTTACATCTTTGATATCTGAACCTATTATTGCTATGAACTCTACCATCAAAATTATACTCCATGGAGTTACCGGTAAATATAAACTTCGCCAAGACAATTTGATTTATGCTTTTTCCATTTTCAATactaataatttgtttttgttttcctttCCAGATAGCCTATGGTTTCCCTTCGATAAAATCGTGTATGGATTTTCAATACTAATTGTAAATATCTCATTGATATATCTTTTAATCATGATTGTattcaatttcatatttaatattCCATTCCACTTAAATTTTCTTGGTTTAGTAAGTATTGGAGTTCGACAGAATAGGAGCTCAATGTTTTCTGCAAGTACAAATGAACAACCAACACAAATAAGGGATACTGATAGAATAAGTGGAGATCGATTAGATCGACTCTTGAATGTTTGTTCACTAGCTCTCACAAACGTTACTAGTTCTCGAAGTAGAACCAACCTGCGATTGACGAATAACGACAATGTTCCAAGATTGCAAAGATCAGCCAGCACTGGTAGACTACCAAATAGTTTTACAGAAAACAATAATGACCAGCTGgctataaaatgtaattttagaaAAAGGCAAAATGCTGCACGTGGTGATGGCGATCATTAACAATAGAAGGAAAATGTGtacataaaatgaaacatttggtagaagtttgttttcttttacagCCATAACTATAGAAGCCATACGACACgacaatttttattaatgtaaatgtaatgCATGTCATGTTCATAAGAAAAACTAACTAACTTAAAAACTAGattcctttttttattaattctgttTTACAACAAACGTATTTTCGCTTACGTCACGTTATTAATAAGTATGTGTAATTTTGTACCCTCTAATTAAAAAGgggtcaaagtcaaagtcaaagtcaaagctctttattctgtgaacataggtaggttacaaggtgttcttataataataatgtttcactATGCCCTGCTCGTAGAGCGTACAGATATAATTAGTAGGTATCTAATACTAGGTAAAATCTATATAGTTATTAACattatctttataataaatCTAACTAAACTATAATAAATCTAACTAAACTTATAATACctctacaaaattataataactctacaaaactttaataaaacataacaatatatttaactAAAACTATCATCTAAATATTCCGAAATTGAGTAATAAGCCTTTTCAATCAAAAATGCTTgcaattttttcttaaaatcatttaagtctagttttcaaaatttttataggtaatttattatatagtCTGGTAGACATACTgaaaaaacttttatcaaaaagcGCAGTTTTATGAGGTAAAGAACTAATTTTTAGCGCATTTCGCCTGGATTGCGGTTTTGCGAACATGTTATTATTAGTTTTGACAAAAATAGCTACCTCATAAATATATAAGCAAGgaaatgtcattatttttaaattcttgaaATGGGGTTTACACGAGTCTGGTACAAATATATTTGCTATAGcacgaacacattttttttgtgctttaaATACGTAATCTGCATTAGTAGCATTACCCCAAAATATGACACCATATTTAAGAGTAGATGCCACATAGGCATGATATGCTGTTAGTACAACAGATGGATCCACTACCCTAGCTAATTTGAATAATGCATATGAATATTGATTTAACTTTTTACATACTGTATCGATGTGCGTCTGCCATTTCATGTCATTATCAATCCAAATTCCCAGAAATTTGGTACTGTTCACCTCTTCAATTTGTGTTTCTTTGTATTCTATATTTAGGGAATGTTGCACTTCTTGTGGATACGTgacaattttagttttttttaaattaataactaaattattttttcttagccattctattaataatttgaggGTAGAGTTGATAGCGGCCTCTAACGACTTTACTTCTTTTTCTGTGAAAATGACTGTACTGTCATCAGCAAAAAGAATCATTGGATGTTCTATTGCTTTTGGGAAGTCGTTAATGTAGATAAGAGAGAAGCGGCCCTAATACGCTTCCTTGAGGTACACCAGAATGCACTTTCCTGTAATCTGAAGGGTAGTTTTTTACTGTTTTGCTGATTGGACATATGCTATCTATTTCTACTCTTTGATATCTGTCGGTCAagtatgattttaataatttgtggACATTGCCCCTAACTCCATAGTCATATAATTTGTCAAGTAGGGTTTGGTGATGGACATAATCGAAGGCTTTAGTCATGTCCATGTATAGCGTAGCAGTAGGAATTCGATTGTCTATATTACAATATAATGGTTTTAGAAGATCATGAATAGCCATATTGATTGATTTGTTCCTTCTGAAACCTTTTGCTCTTGTGTAAATAAGTTATGTTTTCGAAAACGTGTTAATtgctttgtaaataatttttctataatttttgaaaatattggaaGTAAGGATACCGGTCTATAGCATGCGACGTTTTGTTTGTCATCTTTTTTAAAAAGCGGTTTGATGAcagattttttaagtttactaGGGAAAACGCCTTGTTCAACGCACAAGTTTATAATATGACAAAGAATCGGACTAATGATGTGCGCTACCGATTTTATTACTGAGGTTGTAATGTTGTCATAACCAGAACTTTGGGTATTTTTTAGGGATTTAATAAGCAAAAATAGATCGTGTGGAATTACAGGGGTCATGAATAAAGAGTGTGGTGTATTGTGTCTGCTACTACTGtcaattttatcattttgtgttgtttcagaaaaagattttattttattgttatcatcaactataagctagggtatgatctcctagccttaatcagaaataaaacgtcaattcgtatcacaataacttcttgtattcacttttaaaacacaatttaatatcaatcgtaagaaaacatagtttatcagtccacGAAGGAAGCGCATGCGAAGCGCGCGCTCTAACtgtcaaaatctctttttacccgactgccaaagaaggagggtaatgtttttcgagtgtatgtaagtatgtatgtatgtatgtatgtatgtatgtctgttcctttgtgacctcctgtagcctaaacggcttgatggattttgatgtatgaggtatcgttagatttgtcttgattacgggagtgtcataggatacattttatcctaaatttccctttaaaaaaatatgtatgcggtatcattagattcatttcaatcacgggagtaattaatataggatacgttttttctcaaaattcccacgggaacatgttaattctgcgtcaacgcaaagcaactcatgcgttagcaagcaaaaagcgattcttttggcgatacaatcacgtcgtcttgatcaaatgcatgaacgtcgtcttgatcgtcttgaacgtcgcattggcggtaaatttatgttgcggagtaacatcactcgtaatctaaagccaaatgtcgtcgaaataatttaaaatggtacttacatatacatagtcttctacatctacaacattttcgttaaataaaacagctaaaagttataaataaagaattattattaaaaacaaaatacccgactgcacactaaaaaaagagtaaaacaagccccacaataatattgatcaatacaactttactgaatataatttataaatattgatggaaagcatcgcaggcggggaccaccttgaccgccaccaacgaaaattctgctaaatggtgcacaaccgaaatgactataaataagcctctgttggtccccgcctgcgatgctttccatcaatatttataaattatattcagtaaagttgtattgatcaatattattgtggggcttgttttactctttttttagtgtgcagtcgggtattttgtttttttaataataattctttttagtgttgtcctcacagtagaggtagtgttgtctgtataaaactaaaatgatttagtatacttcggtaaatatagtatagttccttaatgtatgaaaagagaatataacatacagaacaacacaggataatattagtctaacatTCGGCCATTCTGACCACTAAGTTTGTCCTCAAActtctcaaagtcaaagtcaaatcatttatttcatttaggcctttacaagcacttatggacgtcaaaattataactaagtttgattctagttgcccattccaaaagtagcttcctatggagaagaacgggcaagaaactccatggttactctttttaaaaataatatagtattacaatttgtatgtattgatacatacagtaaaagcatgcgaagatcatgtagaatcgcaaagacaaatgagagtaaagtgacaattaaaatgctacatggtgttcacatttacaaattggtttatattttggtacaaagttaaagGTCAAAGTCAAGAGGTTATTCGCCAGCAAGAATTCATGACTGTGCCACCTTTACAGAGCTGCGTTCCTAGGACTGCCTCGAGGCCTTCACTCttactggagccatccacgccttccagccaatctaaactcacgacatctgcatttgacccctcaccgcaaagccaagaggatgtccaccaacaaggcttcacgatcgtgccaaccttccagagtcgtatctttaactaggacggactgcatcgtggccttcactccaactggagccatccacgccttccagccaatctcaactcacgacatctgcatttgacccctcaccgcaaagccaagaggatgtccaccaacaaggcttcacgatcgtgccaaccttccagagtcgtatctttaactaggacggactgcatcgtggccttcactccaactggagccatccacgccttccagccaatctcaactcacgacatctgcatttgacccctcaccgcaaagccaagagaatgtccaccaacaaggcttcacgatcgtgccaaccttccagagtcgtatctttaactaggacggactgcatcgtggccttcactccaactggagccatccacgccttccagccaatctcaactcacgacatctgcatttgacccctcaccgcaaagccaagaggatatccaccaacaaggcttcacgatcgtgccaaccttccagagtcgtatctttaactaggacggactgcatcgtggccttcactccaactggagccatccacgccttccagccaatctcaactcacgacatctgcatttgaccctcaccgcaaagccaagaggatgtccaccaacaaggcttcacgatcgtgccaaccttccagagtcgtatctttaactaggacggactgcatcgtggccttcactccaactggagccatccacgccttccagccaatctcaactcacgacatctgcatttgacccctcaccgcaaagccaagaggatgtccaccaacaaggcttcacgatcgtgccaaccttccagagtcgtatctttaactaggacggactgcatcgtggccttcactccaactggagccatccacgccttccagccaatctcaactcacgacatctgcatttgacccctcaccgcaaagccaagaggatgtccaccaacaaggcttcacgatcgtgccaaccttccagagtcgtatctttaactaggacggactgcatcgtggccttcactccaactggagccatccacgccttccagccaatctcaactcacgacatctgcatttgacccctcaccgcaaagccaagaggatgtccaccaacaaggcttcacgatcgtgccaaccttccagagtcgtatctttaactaggactgcatcgtggccttcactccaactggagccatccacgccttccagccatctctaactatgactgcatcgtggccttcactccaactggagccatccacgccttccagccatctctaactatgactgcatcgtggccttcactccaactggagccatccacgccttccagccatgcTAACAAATCGTCAACAATATAATTGCATAAACTCTCACTACGATAAACAATTTCtgcgaatattttcatttcatttcattttgaatccAAACTGTGACTTGTGTACATTGCCATTTTAACAAATTGGCAACCATATATTTGTACAAATT from Helicoverpa armigera isolate CAAS_96S chromosome 4, ASM3070526v1, whole genome shotgun sequence harbors:
- the LOC110378980 gene encoding uncharacterized protein LOC110378980, producing the protein MKFELLVVILISVCRTCHSDLQAGPDPWHYESVQGPGKLNENELPPDLRTPVKKERPTESTLAYGEWWFKRLLAIMLKSGHYKKSEDGSVDVSLQMRFDSERWGVLDDCLKSESTLSDDKFRRTVGYVEEAIYRPTITDQIVIAWSDYIQIYLVEYKIYITLLLSALAAGGGLIWLWRHISHKHVIIIIFVLLYFYEAFISYKEAEQQEFEKFVSAVNTCKWYFWTSDCTVPPPDPLLFIKHMNPMKISIRMFTSLISEPIIAMNSTIKIILHGVTDSLWFPFDKIVYGFSILIVNISLIYLLIMIVFNFIFNIPFHLNFLGLVSIGVRQNRSSMFSASTNEQPTQIRDTDRISGDRLDRLLNVCSLALTNVTSSRSRTNLRLTNNDNVPRLQRSASTGRLPNSFTENNNDQLAIKCNFRKRQNAARGDGDH